In one window of Pseudomonas putida DNA:
- the treS gene encoding maltose alpha-D-glucosyltransferase, which translates to MAKRSRPAAFIDDPLWYKDAVIYQLHIKSFFDSNNDGIGDFAGLISKLDYIAELGVNTLWLLPFYPSPRRDDGYDIGEYKAVHPDYGSMADARRFIAEAHKRGLRVITELVINHTSDQHPWFQRARHAKRGSKARDFYVWSDDDQKYDGTRIIFLDTEKSNWTWDPVAGQYFWHRFYSHQPDLNFDNPQVMKAVIGVMRFWLDMGVDGLRLDAIPYLIERDGTNNENLPETHDVLKAIRAEIDANYPDRMLLAEANQWPEDTRPYFGEGDGDECHMAFHFPLMPRMYMALAMEDRFPITDILRQTPEIPANCQWAIFLRNHDELTLEMVTDRERDYLWNYYAEDRRARINLGIRRRLAPLLQRDRRRIELLTSLLLSMPGTPTLYYGDELGMGDNIYLGDRDGVRTPMQWSPDRNGGFSKADPQRLVLPPIMDPLYGYQTVNVEAQSHDPHSLLNWNRRLLAVRKQQKAFGRGTLKMLTPSNRRILAYVREYTDADGNSETILCVANVSRAAQAAELDLSQYAERVPVEMLGGSAFPPIGQLPFLLTLPPYAFYWFLLASHDRMPSWHIQPAEGLPELTTLVLRKRLEELLEAPSADTLQASILPQYLPKRRWFAGKEGPIDAVRIRYGVRFGTPSTPVLLSELEVLSDGVTSHYQLPFGLLPEEQIHSALPQQLALSRVRRGRQVGLITDAFVQESFVRAVLRACQDDTRLPSSAGELRFECTEQLAGLALGEDSEVRYLSAEQSNSSVVIGERVVLKLIRRVNSGIHPELEMSAYLTAAGFANISPLLAWVSRVDEQAQSHLLMIAQGYLSNQGDAWSWTQNTLERAIRDEMEPTQGSAEAHTDALSELSGFATLLGQRLGEMHLLLAAPTADQAFAPRPSDTQDSERWGLQINAELSRALELLAQHREQLDSESQALVDDLQQQREGLAQHIEMLARQAQGGLLMRVHGDLHLGQVLVVQGDAYLIDFEGEPARPLDERRAKHSPYKDVSGVLRSFDYAAAMILRSASAVDLSDAARQARQRVARQYLHQSRHAFVEAYGLATAAIAHAWQHAEGERAALELFCLEKAAYEITYEADNRPGWLAVPLHGLHGLISTWGEA; encoded by the coding sequence ATGGCCAAGCGTTCCCGCCCGGCAGCCTTCATCGACGACCCGCTGTGGTACAAGGATGCGGTGATCTACCAGTTGCACATCAAGTCGTTTTTCGATTCCAACAACGACGGTATCGGGGATTTCGCCGGCCTGATCAGCAAGCTCGACTATATCGCCGAGCTGGGTGTCAACACGCTCTGGCTGCTGCCGTTCTACCCCTCGCCGCGCCGTGACGACGGCTATGACATCGGCGAATACAAGGCTGTGCACCCTGACTATGGCAGCATGGCCGACGCCCGGCGCTTCATCGCCGAGGCGCACAAGCGCGGGCTGCGGGTGATCACCGAGCTGGTCATCAACCACACCTCCGACCAGCACCCCTGGTTCCAGCGTGCCCGCCACGCCAAGCGCGGCAGCAAGGCCCGGGACTTCTACGTGTGGTCGGACGACGACCAGAAGTACGACGGCACGCGGATAATCTTCCTCGACACCGAGAAGTCCAACTGGACTTGGGACCCGGTCGCCGGCCAGTACTTCTGGCATCGCTTCTACTCGCACCAGCCGGACCTGAACTTCGACAACCCGCAGGTGATGAAGGCGGTGATCGGGGTCATGCGCTTCTGGCTCGACATGGGTGTCGACGGTCTGCGTCTGGACGCGATTCCGTACCTGATCGAACGCGACGGCACCAATAACGAGAACCTGCCCGAGACTCATGACGTGCTCAAGGCGATCCGCGCCGAGATCGACGCCAACTACCCTGATCGCATGCTCCTGGCCGAGGCCAATCAGTGGCCGGAAGACACCCGCCCGTACTTCGGCGAAGGCGATGGCGACGAATGCCACATGGCTTTCCATTTCCCGTTGATGCCGCGCATGTACATGGCCCTGGCCATGGAGGACCGCTTTCCGATCACCGACATCCTGCGCCAGACCCCGGAGATTCCCGCCAACTGCCAGTGGGCGATCTTCCTGCGCAACCACGATGAGCTCACCCTGGAGATGGTCACCGACCGCGAGCGCGACTATCTGTGGAACTACTATGCCGAGGACCGCCGCGCGCGCATCAACCTGGGTATCCGCCGGCGCCTGGCGCCGCTGTTGCAGCGCGACCGCAGGCGCATCGAACTGCTGACCAGCCTCCTGCTGTCGATGCCCGGCACTCCGACGCTGTACTACGGCGACGAGCTGGGCATGGGCGACAACATCTACCTCGGTGACCGTGATGGGGTGCGCACACCCATGCAATGGTCGCCAGACCGCAACGGCGGCTTCTCCAAGGCCGATCCGCAGCGCCTGGTGCTGCCGCCAATCATGGACCCGCTGTATGGCTACCAGACCGTCAACGTCGAAGCCCAGAGCCACGACCCGCATTCGCTACTCAACTGGAACCGGCGCCTGCTCGCGGTGCGCAAGCAGCAGAAGGCCTTCGGTCGCGGCACCTTGAAGATGCTGACCCCGAGCAACCGGCGCATCCTCGCCTACGTGCGCGAGTACACCGATGCCGACGGCAACAGCGAGACCATCCTGTGCGTGGCCAACGTCTCGCGCGCGGCGCAGGCCGCCGAACTGGACCTCTCGCAATATGCCGAGCGGGTGCCGGTGGAAATGCTCGGAGGCAGCGCATTCCCGCCCATCGGCCAGTTGCCGTTCCTGCTGACCCTGCCACCGTATGCCTTCTACTGGTTCCTGCTGGCCTCCCACGACCGCATGCCCAGCTGGCACATCCAGCCTGCCGAAGGCTTGCCGGAACTGACCACGTTGGTGCTGCGCAAGCGTCTGGAGGAGTTGCTCGAAGCCCCGTCGGCAGACACCTTGCAGGCGTCGATCCTGCCGCAGTACCTGCCCAAGCGGCGCTGGTTCGCCGGCAAGGAAGGGCCGATCGACGCGGTGCGCATTCGCTATGGCGTGCGTTTCGGCACGCCGTCCACCCCGGTGTTGCTCAGCGAGCTTGAGGTGCTCAGTGACGGTGTGACCAGCCATTACCAACTGCCGTTCGGGCTGCTGCCTGAAGAGCAGATCCACAGCGCCTTGCCCCAGCAGCTGGCGTTGTCGCGGGTGCGCCGAGGTCGACAGGTCGGGCTGATCACCGATGCCTTCGTGCAGGAGTCGTTCGTGCGGGCCGTGTTGCGCGCCTGTCAGGATGACACCCGCCTGCCCTCGAGCGCCGGCGAGCTGCGCTTCGAGTGTACCGAGCAGCTCGCTGGCCTGGCGCTGGGTGAGGACAGTGAGGTGCGCTACCTCAGTGCCGAGCAGTCCAACAGTTCGGTGGTGATCGGTGAGCGCGTGGTGCTCAAACTGATCCGACGGGTCAATTCCGGCATTCACCCGGAGCTGGAAATGAGCGCCTACCTCACCGCGGCCGGCTTTGCCAATATCTCGCCGCTGCTGGCCTGGGTCAGTCGTGTGGATGAGCAGGCGCAATCCCACCTGCTGATGATTGCCCAGGGTTACCTGAGTAACCAGGGCGATGCCTGGTCATGGACCCAGAACACCCTGGAGCGAGCGATCCGCGACGAGATGGAGCCCACGCAGGGCAGTGCCGAGGCGCACACCGATGCCTTGTCGGAACTCTCGGGTTTCGCCACCTTGTTGGGGCAGCGACTGGGAGAGATGCACCTTTTGCTGGCCGCGCCTACCGCCGATCAAGCCTTTGCACCGCGCCCCAGCGACACCCAGGACAGTGAGCGCTGGGGCCTGCAGATCAATGCCGAGCTCAGCCGCGCCCTCGAGCTGCTGGCCCAGCATCGTGAGCAACTGGACAGCGAAAGCCAGGCGTTGGTCGATGACCTGCAACAGCAACGCGAGGGCCTTGCCCAGCACATCGAGATGCTCGCACGCCAGGCCCAGGGCGGCCTGCTGATGCGCGTGCATGGCGACCTGCATCTGGGTCAGGTACTGGTGGTGCAAGGCGATGCCTACCTGATCGATTTCGAAGGCGAGCCAGCACGGCCGTTGGACGAGCGCCGGGCCAAGCACAGCCCGTACAAGGATGTCAGCGGCGTGCTGCGCTCGTTCGACTATGCTGCAGCGATGATCTTGCGCAGCGCCTCGGCGGTAGACCTCTCCGACGCTGCGCGCCAGGCTCGTCAACGGGTTGCCCGGCAGTACCTGCATCAGTCGCGTCATGCCTTCGTCGAAGCCTACGGCCTGGCCACCGCCGCCATTGCCCATGCCTGGCAGCACGCCGAGGGCGAGCGTGCGGCGCTGGAGCTGTTCTGCCTGGAGAAGGCGGCCTACGAAATCACTTATGAAGCCGATAACCGACCCGGCTGGCTGGCCGTGCCTTTGCATGGTCTGCATGGGTTGATCAGTACTTGGGGCGAAGCATGA
- the glgB gene encoding 1,4-alpha-glucan branching protein GlgB — translation MNASMRSNGGLRQRDLDALASAAHADPFAVLGPHVDGAGDEVIRAFLPGALNARVLARHDGRILAEMEQGSLPGLFSAYLDERQPYLLQIGWAGGEQVTEDPYSFGPQLGDMDLYLFAEGNHRDLSGRFGAQPIQVDGIDGVCFSVWAPNARRVSVVGDFNNWDGRRHPMRLRHDAGVWELFIPRLAVGETYKFEVLGAHGVLPLKADPLARATELPPSTASKVAGALSHDWRDQQWMEQRAQRHAYSAPLSIYELHAGSWRCELDEAGEVARFYNWRELAERLVPYVQELGFTHIELLPIMEHPFGGSWGYQPLSLFAPTSRYGSAEDFAAFIDACHQGGIGVILDWVPAHFPTDEHGLARFDGTALYEYDNPLEGFHQDWNTLIYNLGRNEVRGFMLASALHWLKHFHIDGLRVDAVASMLYRDYSRKAGEWVPNRYGGRENLEAIDFIRQLNDIALHEAPGALIIAEESTAWPGVSQPTQQGGLGFAYKWNMGWMHDTLHYIQNDPVHRAHHHNEMSFGLIYAYSEHFILPISHDEVVHGKHSLIDKMPGDRWQKFANLRAYLTFMWMHPGKKLLFMGCEFGQWREWNHDQQLDWYLLQYSEHQGVQKLVGDLNRLYRELPALHEQDCQPQGFQWLIGDDAANSVYAWLRWSSAGEPLLVVANFTPVPREGYRIGVPFGERWVELLNSDAELYAGSNVGNLGAVAGEAVASHGQPLSLALNLPPLGVLVMKPA, via the coding sequence ATGAATGCATCAATGCGTAGCAACGGCGGCCTTCGCCAACGCGATCTCGACGCCCTGGCCAGCGCCGCACACGCAGATCCGTTCGCGGTGCTTGGCCCGCACGTCGACGGGGCGGGCGACGAAGTCATCCGCGCCTTCCTGCCAGGCGCCTTGAACGCCCGGGTGTTGGCGCGTCACGACGGGCGCATTCTCGCCGAGATGGAGCAGGGCAGCCTGCCGGGCCTGTTCAGCGCGTACCTGGACGAGCGCCAGCCCTACCTGCTGCAGATCGGCTGGGCCGGAGGCGAGCAGGTCACCGAGGATCCCTACAGCTTCGGTCCGCAGCTTGGCGACATGGACCTGTACCTGTTCGCCGAGGGCAATCATCGTGACCTGTCCGGGCGCTTCGGTGCCCAGCCCATCCAGGTCGACGGCATCGACGGCGTGTGCTTCTCGGTCTGGGCGCCCAACGCCCGGCGCGTCTCGGTAGTGGGCGACTTCAACAACTGGGACGGCCGTCGCCATCCCATGCGCCTGCGCCACGATGCCGGGGTGTGGGAGCTGTTCATCCCGCGCCTGGCCGTGGGCGAAACCTACAAGTTCGAAGTGCTGGGGGCGCACGGCGTACTGCCGCTGAAGGCCGACCCGCTGGCCCGCGCCACCGAACTGCCGCCCAGCACGGCCTCGAAGGTCGCAGGTGCGCTCAGCCACGACTGGCGCGACCAGCAGTGGATGGAGCAACGTGCCCAACGCCATGCTTATAGCGCACCGTTGTCCATTTACGAACTGCACGCTGGCTCCTGGCGCTGCGAGCTGGACGAAGCCGGTGAGGTCGCGCGCTTCTACAACTGGCGCGAGCTGGCCGAGCGCCTGGTGCCCTATGTGCAAGAACTGGGTTTCACCCATATCGAGCTGCTGCCGATCATGGAGCATCCCTTCGGTGGCTCCTGGGGCTACCAGCCGCTGTCGCTGTTCGCACCCACCTCCCGCTACGGCAGTGCGGAAGATTTTGCTGCCTTCATCGATGCCTGCCACCAGGGCGGCATCGGCGTGATCCTCGACTGGGTGCCAGCGCATTTCCCCACCGACGAGCACGGCCTGGCGCGCTTCGACGGCACCGCACTGTACGAGTACGACAACCCGCTCGAAGGGTTTCACCAGGACTGGAACACGCTGATCTACAACCTCGGGCGCAACGAGGTGCGAGGCTTCATGCTCGCCTCGGCGTTGCACTGGCTCAAGCACTTCCACATCGACGGCCTGCGCGTCGATGCCGTGGCCTCGATGCTGTACCGCGACTACTCGCGCAAGGCCGGCGAGTGGGTGCCCAATCGCTATGGGGGGCGTGAGAACCTCGAGGCGATCGACTTCATTCGTCAGCTCAACGACATCGCGCTGCACGAGGCGCCCGGTGCGCTGATCATTGCCGAAGAGTCCACTGCCTGGCCAGGTGTCAGCCAACCCACGCAGCAGGGCGGCCTGGGCTTCGCCTACAAGTGGAACATGGGCTGGATGCACGACACCTTGCACTACATCCAGAACGATCCCGTGCACCGCGCCCATCACCACAACGAGATGAGCTTCGGCCTGATCTACGCCTACTCCGAGCATTTCATCCTGCCCATCTCCCACGATGAAGTGGTACATGGCAAGCATTCGCTGATCGACAAGATGCCCGGCGATCGCTGGCAGAAATTCGCCAACCTGCGCGCCTACCTGACGTTCATGTGGATGCACCCGGGCAAGAAACTGCTGTTCATGGGCTGCGAGTTCGGCCAGTGGCGCGAGTGGAACCACGACCAGCAACTGGATTGGTACCTGTTGCAGTATTCCGAGCACCAGGGCGTGCAGAAGCTGGTGGGCGATCTGAACCGGCTCTACCGTGAGCTGCCGGCCCTGCACGAGCAGGATTGCCAGCCCCAGGGCTTCCAGTGGCTGATCGGCGACGACGCTGCCAACAGCGTATACGCCTGGCTGCGCTGGAGCAGTGCCGGCGAGCCGCTGCTGGTGGTGGCCAACTTCACCCCGGTGCCGCGTGAGGGCTATCGCATCGGTGTGCCGTTCGGCGAGCGCTGGGTCGAGTTGCTCAACAGCGACGCAGAGCTGTATGCCGGGAGCAATGTCGGCAATCTCGGGGCGGTGGCCGGCGAGGCGGTGGCAAGCCATGGGCAGCCGCTGTCGCTGGCGTTGAACCTGCCGCCTTTAGGGGTTCTGGTCATGAAGCCCGCCTGA
- a CDS encoding autotransporter outer membrane beta-barrel domain-containing protein, translating to MKRASNPLRFDRLFCAVSTSLLLATPVETFALGLDEDTPFANLMQPPAVPLLSLNPVSASGLGMGTLQAFSERMSARHGNVPMDLVASQWAQFFPGAARPASAPPARLEAPSQQLMIGPDLFVRETASGNVHRAGVFVGHNTLQSSFNGMRPLLGDKQRNAVNLSGESLGVYWSMTHDQGWHVDAVAMGTRIDVNGRSQSGQRLDDSGHAMTFSVEGGFPIGLGNHWVIEPQAQLINQQFFPGNQAQAETLQAFDSQPSWSGRVGAKLSGRYEVRGMPIEPYVRTNVWYDFNDSDAVKLDQVDKISSSRSAATVELGLGLVARVTPTVALFVSADYSSDVDDNDLNGLIGSLGVRMRW from the coding sequence ATGAAACGAGCATCGAACCCTTTGCGTTTCGACCGGCTGTTCTGCGCGGTTTCCACATCGCTGCTTCTGGCAACCCCGGTGGAAACCTTTGCGCTTGGTCTTGACGAAGACACCCCTTTCGCCAACCTGATGCAGCCACCGGCGGTACCGCTGCTGTCGCTCAATCCGGTGAGCGCCAGTGGTCTGGGGATGGGCACGCTGCAGGCGTTCTCCGAGCGCATGAGCGCGCGCCACGGGAACGTGCCGATGGATCTGGTCGCCAGCCAATGGGCGCAATTCTTCCCCGGCGCTGCGCGACCGGCCTCCGCGCCACCGGCCCGACTGGAGGCGCCCAGCCAGCAATTGATGATCGGCCCGGACCTGTTCGTACGCGAGACCGCCAGCGGTAACGTGCACCGCGCCGGGGTGTTCGTCGGCCACAACACTCTGCAGAGCAGCTTCAACGGCATGCGTCCGCTGCTCGGTGACAAGCAGCGCAACGCCGTCAACCTCAGCGGCGAGAGCCTGGGCGTTTACTGGAGCATGACTCACGACCAGGGCTGGCATGTGGATGCGGTGGCCATGGGCACGCGCATCGACGTCAACGGCCGCAGCCAGAGCGGCCAGCGCCTGGACGACAGCGGCCATGCGATGACCTTCTCGGTCGAGGGTGGTTTCCCCATCGGCCTGGGCAACCACTGGGTGATCGAGCCGCAGGCGCAGTTGATCAACCAGCAGTTCTTCCCCGGTAACCAGGCACAGGCCGAGACCCTGCAAGCATTCGACAGCCAGCCGAGCTGGAGTGGCCGGGTGGGGGCGAAACTGTCGGGGCGCTACGAAGTGCGCGGCATGCCGATCGAACCCTACGTGCGGACCAACGTCTGGTACGACTTCAACGACAGCGACGCGGTGAAACTGGATCAGGTCGACAAGATCTCCAGCTCGCGCAGTGCAGCGACCGTGGAACTGGGCCTGGGCTTGGTGGCGCGGGTCACGCCGACGGTGGCGCTGTTCGTCAGTGCCGACTACAGCAGTGATGTGGATGACAATGACCTCAATGGGCTGATCGGAAGCCTTGGGGTACGGATGCGCTGGTGA